The sequence below is a genomic window from Candidatus Eisenbacteria bacterium.
GGAAGCCGTGGGCCGCCACGTGGAGATAGCGAAACGGGCCCTCGCGCTCCATCCTCTTCAGTCCCTCCAGCGTGGCCTCGCCCCGTTCGAGAACCACGGCGTTCTTGCGGCCGACGATCGAAACGATCGATCGGATCTCCTCCCGGCCGAAGGGGATCGCTCCCAGCCGAGCGGGCTCGAAGACCGCCAGATGTACGCTCTCTTCCCCTCGTGACGGGGGGATTGGATCCCCGACGACGAGGATCTCCGTCCGCTCCGCATGCGGCGGGCCGGCGCGCTCCATCAGCCGGAGGAGCGCGCTCGCGGACGGCAGATAGACCAGATCGATCGAGAGGACGAGATACGGCAGAGATCCGAAGCCTCCGTCCGCCTCGGGCGAGTCCGCCCCTGCCTCCGTGAGCAGGACCTCGAACGGGAGATAGTGAAGGATGCCGTGGGGCGCGACGAGCACTCGCCTCGACTCCGACAGATCCTCGAGAGCGGGGCCTATGACCATCCGCGACACCTCTTCCAAGGGATCGACGAGGTAGGCCGCGCCGCCTCCGAGAGCGTTGTAGTCGCTTAAGATCGGCAAGAGCTTCCGGATCCCATCCTCGAGGATCCGCTTCGGAGGCAGTTTGACGAGACGGCAGGCGTCGGGTTTGACAATCCAGAGATAGGAAGCGCTGTCGCCGGTGAAGTACTCGAGCAGGCAGTCGCCCGCTCCGAGGATCCGACCCTGGACCTCCGCCAGCCCGCACGGCTCGGGGTAGCGAACTTCGGCGTATCGAGGATCCTCCCTCCGGAGATCGTCTTCGAGAAGAGAGATCTCTGCTTCGAGCCTGGCGATCTCGACCTCGACGGAGTCCCGCGCGAGCCGTGTGGTGTCGGCGGCGAGAGAGCCGACGAGATCCTCCATCCTCTCGCGCATCCGGGTCTCCCTCTCCCTGTAGGCGGGGTCGCCGCGGGATCGCAGATCGATGCCAGCCTCGGCGAGAAGATCGGAGAGGGCGCGGGCTTTCGAGCGCTGCGCGCACTCGAAGGCCCGCTCGGCGAGTTCGGAACGCCGCGCAGGATCGTCCTCGGAGATCTCCCAGAGAAGGTCGATCGCGTCGGCGTAGACATAGTTCTTCGTGCCGAAGAGCCCGGCCTGCACGGCCGTCGCGCCGCGCGATCTGGCCCGCGCCCCCTCCACGATCCCCATCGCCCGGTCGATGAAGAGCAACGCCTCCTCGCGCCTTCCGCGGGTTCGCGCGCAGTGGGCGCTGCCCGTCAGGGCCGACGCTTCCGCCTCATAGGAACCGATCTTCGACGCGAGACGCCTCGCCTCCGCAAAGGCCTTTTCGGCGGCTGCGAGCTCGCCCCGGTCTGTATGGCAGGAACCGATGTCGATGAGCGCCCAGACCTCGCTCAAGGGCATCTCCCACTGGCGGGCGATCTGCCGGGCCTCGCGCAGGCGGGCGAGTCCCTCTTCGCCTCTTCCCATCGCGCAGAGGCAGCGACCCATCTGGCCCCCCACGGTCCCTTGGCTCCTCCGATCGGCGCTCCCTTCCAGCGTGCTCAGCGCGCGCGCGTACCAGGCGAGCGCCTGCTCGAACATTCCTTTCCCGGTGTACAGCAGGCCGATGTTCCCCTGCATGCCTCCGACCCACTCCCGCGACCGCTCGCCGCTTCCCGTGGAGATAGCCTCCTCGTACATGCGCAGCGCGGTCGTTTCATCCCCGATGAACCGAGCCAAGGCCCCGAGGTCGCCGAGACAGCCAGCAGCCACCCCCGCGCTCCCCGCCTCTCTCGCAAGGTCGAGGCCCCTGTTGAGCGAGCGCGTCGCGCGGGTGAAGTCCCCCTTTATGATCTCTATGACGCCGATGTAGTGGAGCGACCTCGCCTGGCCTTCCAGACTTCCGGCCCTCTCGTAGGCCGCAAGGGCCGACCGTCTGTGATCGAGGGCCTCGTCGAGCCTCATCCTGCGGCGCTCAATGCTCGACAGCTCCAGCCGCGCTTGACCCTCCCAGACAGGCAAGTCGAGCGCCCTCGCGATCTGGAGCGCGGCCCCCAGGTGCGCGGAGGCCTCGTCCTGGCGGGGCGTGGATGCGAGGAGCGTCCCGAGCAGCAGGCGCGCCCAGCATGTCTCGAGAGGCGCCGCCGTCGTGTCCGCCGACGAGAGAGCCGCAGCAAGCAGGCTCTCGGCCTCGGCGAACCTCCGCGCTTCATATCGCGCCACGGCATCGAGGAGGCTCGCGATCCGCGCTCTGTCTCCCGCGCCCTCCGCTGCCCTCCGTTCCCGATCTCTGAATGCCGCCAGCAGACTCTCGGCGGCGGCCGGATCTTTCCGCATGAGAGCGAGGTCGGCCAGACCCAGGAGGCCGCACGCCTCTCCGTCGGGATCGGCGCGCAGCGAGTCGAAGCGGCGCTGCGCCTCCCCGTCCCTTCCAAGCGCTTCGAGCGCGGAGGCCATCGCGTGGACGGCGCGAGGATCGCAGCGATCGCGATCGAGCGCCTCCGCCGCCAGACGGACTGCCTCCTCATGACGGCCCCGAAGCGTCGCGACCCAGGCCTGGCGGCCTGTGGTGGAGGCGGCTGCGGAGAAGGAGAGGGAAGAGTCCGTCGGGATCGCCGCCGCGAGTCCCGCCATTACGAGGACGGCAATTGGGGCGGGAATTGGGACTTGCCTTCGCGCGATCTGGGCGCGAAGAATCGCCCCGGGCGGAGTCGATGCCCCGCGGCCGGGAAGATCCAGGATCGACAGGCTCAAGAGTGGCATCCGGGACAGGGCTCCCTGTGTCGCCATGCATTATCGATCCGCCGGCGCCCGGCGACAAGCATCGGCCCGCGGGGAGTGGATACCGACCGATGGTTGACCCTCATAGGAACCTCCCCCTCGATGACCTGGCCTCGCTCGCGCGATCGGGCGACCGACGCGCAGAGGAGGGCCTGTTCGACTATCTGCGCGTAAGCTTTCTGGCGGTCGCCAAACGAAGGGTGCGACAGGACGATCTCGAGGACGTCGTCCAGGACGCCCTCCGGGTCATCCTCGACAAGTACAGAGAGAGGGAAGAACGGGGTCTCCTATCCTGGAGCTTTGCGGTGTTGCGAAACGTGATCGGGAACCACTACCAGAAGCGCGCGGTGCTCGACCGCGGCCTGCCGCTCGAAGCGACTCCGGACGCGGGCGCCACCGAGCCGGGCCTCGCCGGGGATTGGACTGAGGAGATCGATTCGAACAGGCTCCTCGGACAGGTCCTGAAGGGAATCGAGATCCTCGCGCGCGCGCATCCCAGATGTGGGAGTCTCTTCGCCCGGGTTCTCGCGATCCAGGGCCTCCGCGACCTCCCCGGCGCGGGCCGGGGCGGCCCCGTCCCAGGATTCGAGGAGATGACGCGAGGGGCCCTCTACGTCGCCCTGCACAGATGCCGCGCCCGCCTTCGCGCAATCCTCGCAGAGATGGAGGGCGCGCGATAGCCATGAGAGAAACCCAGCGCTGCGTGGACCCCGAGAGAGGGGAGCTGCTTGCCGCCTACGAGCTCGGGCTCCTCTCGCGGGAAGAGGAGACGGCCTTCGAGGAGCACTGTCGGGTCTGCGCGTCATGCCGCGAGGATCTCTTCGAGATGGCGCCCTACGCGCAGACCATGGCGGCCCACAGGAGTGGCGTGGCGGCAAGGCTTGAGGCCGCCTCCGCCGAGACGCCGGGAGCTGTGTCCGCCCTTCGGTCTCTTCGCCGCCTCCTCCCCGGCCGATCGAGGATGCGCCCCTTGCTCGCCGCCCTCCCGGCCGCGGCGGCCGTGGCCGTTCTGGTTCTTCTCCTCACCCCGGCAAGAGAGACCGGCGGGTGGGCCGACCTGGCCGTGATCGAGCCGGTCCCGTACGCGCAAATCCCCGTGCGCGGCGCTGGTACAGACGAGGCGGCCAGGCTCTTCGCGGATGGGATGGCCCATTACGCCGCCGGCAGGTACGCGGAAGGCTTCTCGCTCCTCGCGCGCTGCGGCGACCTCGCGGGTGACAGCGATGACCCGCTCATCAGGGATCAGGCCGTGTTCTACGCGGGCCTCTCCCTCCTCCTTGGCGGCCGAGCCGACTCCTCGAGAGTCTTCCTCGAGCGGTCCGCCAGCTCCTCCACTCCGATCATCGCCGACCGCTCTCGCTGGTATCTCGCGCAGGGATGCCTGATGACGGGCGATCCGGCGGGCGCGACCCGGCATCTCGAGCGGCTCGCGGCAGGGAGTCCGGGATACGCAGCCGCGGCGGCGAAGCAGCTTGCCTCGATCCGCTCGCGTTCATCGAACGGAGATGATCGAGAGAGTCCCGATTAAGTCGATCCTGGAAGCCCGACCTGAGTCTACGAGAGTTGGATCAACAGATAGATCCAGTTGGCCGCGATCAGGCCGATCGCCGACCAGAGCAGCAACCGGCTGCGCGGCCTAGGCAAGCGCTGGATCGTGTGGGCCCAGGGAATCGCAAGAAGCGCGGCAACGGCGGCGACCCCCAAGCCGACCGCGACGAGGGCGACCAGGGGACTGGCGATCACGGCATCCCGCACGTCGCCGCGCAGGAGGGCCTTGACCGCCGCCGTCCCGCCGCAGGCGGGACAGGGGATCCCCGTCACGATCCTCAGGGGGCACGAGTGAAACAGTCCCAGGGGATTG
It includes:
- a CDS encoding CHAT domain-containing protein — translated: MATQGALSRMPLLSLSILDLPGRGASTPPGAILRAQIARRQVPIPAPIAVLVMAGLAAAIPTDSSLSFSAAASTTGRQAWVATLRGRHEEAVRLAAEALDRDRCDPRAVHAMASALEALGRDGEAQRRFDSLRADPDGEACGLLGLADLALMRKDPAAAESLLAAFRDRERRAAEGAGDRARIASLLDAVARYEARRFAEAESLLAAALSSADTTAAPLETCWARLLLGTLLASTPRQDEASAHLGAALQIARALDLPVWEGQARLELSSIERRRMRLDEALDHRRSALAAYERAGSLEGQARSLHYIGVIEIIKGDFTRATRSLNRGLDLAREAGSAGVAAGCLGDLGALARFIGDETTALRMYEEAISTGSGERSREWVGGMQGNIGLLYTGKGMFEQALAWYARALSTLEGSADRRSQGTVGGQMGRCLCAMGRGEEGLARLREARQIARQWEMPLSEVWALIDIGSCHTDRGELAAAEKAFAEARRLASKIGSYEAEASALTGSAHCARTRGRREEALLFIDRAMGIVEGARARSRGATAVQAGLFGTKNYVYADAIDLLWEISEDDPARRSELAERAFECAQRSKARALSDLLAEAGIDLRSRGDPAYRERETRMRERMEDLVGSLAADTTRLARDSVEVEIARLEAEISLLEDDLRREDPRYAEVRYPEPCGLAEVQGRILGAGDCLLEYFTGDSASYLWIVKPDACRLVKLPPKRILEDGIRKLLPILSDYNALGGGAAYLVDPLEEVSRMVIGPALEDLSESRRVLVAPHGILHYLPFEVLLTEAGADSPEADGGFGSLPYLVLSIDLVYLPSASALLRLMERAGPPHAERTEILVVGDPIPPSRGEESVHLAVFEPARLGAIPFGREEIRSIVSIVGRKNAVVLERGEATLEGLKRMEREGPFRYLHVAAHGFLNETRPRFSGLLLSPDRRTGHDGFVTMGEIFGTELPCEQVVLSSCASALGEEVTGEGVVGMTRAFLYAGARSVVASLWEVSGESTAHFMASFYREVRSSRSEGRDHALAEAKRRWLRGDPRVALGAGVDQAHPFFWAPFILTGDGRRGPD
- a CDS encoding DUF2752 domain-containing protein → MRRRDLLVAPVAAAAIGAAAAALIRFNPLGLFHSCPLRIVTGIPCPACGGTAAVKALLRGDVRDAVIASPLVALVAVGLGVAAVAALLAIPWAHTIQRLPRPRSRLLLWSAIGLIAANWIYLLIQLS